A segment of the Lycium ferocissimum isolate CSIRO_LF1 chromosome 10, AGI_CSIRO_Lferr_CH_V1, whole genome shotgun sequence genome:
gaaaaagtttgaGCCGAAGTCACTATGCATCTCGCATAGTTGCTAGACCAAATTGACGTTATATGGGTGATGTTATGCCTACTTCAGATTTCTAGTTGTTGGGTTTAAATCTTTCTTTTGAACTGCTATTGCTTTGAACTTTGAaggaacatatacatatattacaatCTTTTTAACTATATGGACTTATTTGAGTTGAACTCACTATAGAAGTATTAGCTTCTAGCTTTTTTAGATCAACTAGAATTAGTACAGACGGATGGTACCTCTAAATATGCCTCAGATTGTTAGAACTTGTGggacacatttcttttcttttaactcGTCTAACTTGTGTAAAAAAACCAACTCTTTGGTTCAGGTGGTGGTGGACTTTACTGCTTCCTGGTGCGGCCCTTGCCGTTTTATTGCCCCAGTTCTTGCTGACATTGCTAAGAAGATGCCCCATGTTATATTCCTCAAGGTTGACATCGATGAACTGAAGGTACATCTCCAATCAAATTTTATACCAATGTAGTCATCGATACTTTTGACTAATGTAATCAGTGATTGATAGTAAAATAGCGGTACCTTTCTTGCAGACTGTTGCAGAGGAATGGAATGTGGAGGCAATGCCAACATTTGTGTTCCTTAAAGACGGGAAGGAAGTGGACAGGGTTGTTGGTGCCAAGAAAGAGGAGTTGCAGCAGACCATTGTGAAGCATGCTGCTGCTCCTGCTACTGTGACTGCTTGATCAAGaagatgatattctagtatttAGTGTTGTCTTCTGAAATAACTATGGATGGTTGTATGTTTTATTATCCACCATGTTTTTATTGCTTTTGTGAAACCTTTGTCTTGGTGCTTGGAATATGATATTTGTGCATATGGTGTTATTACTGGTGTAAGGCTATATGCCCATGTCTATCGAAAGACTATTTTCAGACTTTTACTGTTTTGAAGCGCTTTCATTTTGCTTGAATAGCATTAGATTCGATTTATAAGTGCCTCGATTTATAAGTGCCTTTATCTTTTGGGTCTTTCGGTATATTATCCAGCATCTCAGAGTATAGCTTTGACCATGCGGTTGGACAAAATAATTCGGTtgcaattgaaagaaaaaacaagagtaTTTGAAGCTAAGCTGAAATgcatacaagaaaataaattttgtcgTAGCAATCATGTTTTTATAGCTCGTGGCAATCATGGGTTTGCATTAGGGTTCAGTTCTTAGCAAGGTGAGGTGTCATGGTGTATGTGGTTCGCagatgacatagtcttgattgACGAGTCTCGTAGCGGAGTTAACTCTAAACTAGAGGATTGGAGATAGACGTTAGAGTCTAAAGGATTCAAATTGAGTAGGATCAAGATAGAGTATTTGGAGTGCAGGTTCAGTGGCGTACCTCAGAAGGTTGACGTGAAAGTGAAGCTTGGTATTCAGGTCATGTGAAAGTGAAGCTTGGTACCCAGGttatccaaaagaaaggaagttttaagtattttgagtttattttacaagaaaatggggatattgacgatgatgtcacacatcgtattggtgcaggatAGTTGAAATGGGGCTCGCTTTTAGGAGTgttgtgtgacaagaaagtgCCATCAAAACTTAAGGCAGTTCTACGAAAGTGGTTGTTAGGCAGAGCTCATTGTATGAGCGACGTGTTGGCAGATCGAAATTATATGTatagaagatgaaagtcgcggaaatgagaatgttgcggtggatgtgtgggcacattAGGAGAGATAGGATCAGGAATGAGGAcattcgggataaggtgggagtggTATCGGTGGAgaacaagatgcgggaagcaaggttgagatggtttgggcatgtgaagaggagagacattgatgccccagtgcggaggcgTGAGAGGTTGACTATGAACGgttttaggagaggtagaggaaGGCGAAGAAATATTGGGGAGAGTTAATTAGGCGGGACGTGGCGCGATTTTGATTCACGAgaacatgaccttagataggaggttgtggagggaCTCGGTTGGGAtaaaggctagtaggtagtctcgCTTTTCTTTTTCGCCTAGTAGGCATAGTTTTTTGCTCTATTGTTTATTGCCCTTTGATTCATGCTTTTATATGTTGGGTCTTGTCTTTTCGTATttgttttatcatgacttctttctttcttgttattTCGTTTCGCATTGCTTTGATTCTTGTCATGTCGTatcttttcccttgttttcttttgagccgagggtctttcggaaacaaaaTTTCGCACCTTCGAGGTGGGGGTAACGTCTCGCGTATCTTAATCATAGGAtcacattgtgggattcaatGAGCATGTTCTTTGTGTAGTAGTAGAGAATTTCTTGTCACGTCttcccccttttctttttctttttgttattctCTTTTAACGTTTATAGTTAGCCAGAAAGAGACTTAGGGAATAGGAAGGATATTTAAGAACTTTTAACATTACCGTCTGAATTGTAAGTATTAAATCGTCTGCTAATGGAGAATCTTAATTTCTTTCTCCATGGTTGAGTTTAAACAGTTCCCCATTCTTTGTTGACAGTATCTTGTGCGTCTTTGATCATCATTTAAGAGTTCTTTCGTTTCTGAAAGACCCCGTTAAACAGGTCAGAATCAAAATAAATCTAAAACAAACAAGAATCGGAACTGTTTTTCAAAGTCCAATGCCACGTAAAAGCTTCTTTTAGTTACCATGGTCCATTTCAGACCATTAAGTGATGGGCCAGATGTATCCAATTGCCCATCCATTTACGTGGCTATGAACATTTGAGCCCTAAAGAGCAAATTGGTCtaatttcaaaagattgaaaaGGAGCTCATCTTTTAGGTAGTATTTGCTTATATAAATCTGAAGAGCAGGTTACACATTTGACCAGTCGCtcgaaaataattatattttctaGTCATATACTCCA
Coding sequences within it:
- the LOC132033177 gene encoding thioredoxin H-type 1 — protein: MATSSEEGQVIGCHKVEEWKEHFQKGVETKKLVVVDFTASWCGPCRFIAPVLADIAKKMPHVIFLKVDIDELKTVAEEWNVEAMPTFVFLKDGKEVDRVVGAKKEELQQTIVKHAAAPATVTA